The window CCACTTTTGTGTAAAGTCAAAGTCCTTGACTGCCCagtcaatgaatgaatgaactgtaCCGTTACTGATGGTGATAAATGCCTAACCTAATCGAGTGATTCGTAAGTCCGTAATTATCAAGTTTCTATAAGAGATATCGCTTGATTGTCAACGTCTTCATTTTTGGGGTGATTAGTGTTCAGACAGATATTCATTAGCTACTTTTAGTGCCCCCAAATGCACGTTTCACCGCCCCCTACGTTGTAGTCAAATGACTAGTGCGCACTATTTAACTGAGGTTAAAATGACTCAATGCTAACGTTGTGCTAGCTCCGGCGCTAACTCTTCTATTTCTCAGCGACTGCgcagttttttttatctgaatcGCAGTGACAGTAATCTTGTGCTTATACCCTCGAAATCcaatatgtgtacatgtttaaATATAAGGGCAGCGTTTAACGATAAAAAAGGTGTAATTGTGTACCTTTCGCCCGTAATTTTCTGCTTGTCTTTTTCGTGTGACGCATGTGGGCCTGAGCATGTGGCTATGCCAGCGACAGTCCGCAGTCAGGTCCGAGTGAGATGCCGCAATGCTTCCTCAAGATTTATAACATCTGCAGAGAACTATGATCCGACTGGAGGTTTATTAAAACACTAAGCATGGTTGACCTCTGTGAAATACAGATGATTTATTGCACTTCAATACGTTGCAAATGTAGACAGTCCCCCCAGTATCCATTCAATACTCATTCATTTGTAGCCAGACGTTGTAAATTATCTGACTAGCCAGTTCCTCTTCTGCTACCTTTAAAAATAACTTAATCGGCAGTTGCCACTTGTTCAACACGCGGTTATTTACCAAATCAACGTAGTATTGTCAAAACGCAGATGTTTATGGTCAAGATTGTAAATATTTAAGCTGACTACTCCAGTAACTGTCATGCTTTTGAGTAATAAAGTAACTTATTCCTGCTTTTAGTGAATCCTTGTAGGCCGCATTTGCCACTACTTTCCATGTGAATGTGTCACGTTTTATGTTCGTgacactctctcctcccatgtCACTGATTGGTTGGGAGCATGTAGGCTCAGTAGTATATGGCTGCAGCCTCTCAAACTAGATCCCATTTGGGTTCCATTGCCAAGTTGGTCTGCGGACTGCAGACAGATGTTGAGGTACGAAGGAGGCGGAGACGCATAGGAACTCGCGCGCACCATTGGGGGCGTTACCACAAGTTGAGCACCTATAATATCTCTGGCTCAGTATTTTGTCAGAGACCGCGTGCAACTTTGGGTTTTATCATAGAAAGTACGCACCTCAAAGACATACCAGTGGTGACGAAGTACAAAAACGGTCTATATGTTTGACACTAGTTTTGAGTTGTAagacttcttctttttttaattcatcAGTTTATCACAGTCACAGCGTGTCTTCACAATCTCCCCTgagagtttgtgttttatttcttgaTATTACATGGTTTGGGAAGGCAGATGTTGTCAAATCTCTTGACAGAATGCCTTTCATTCTTGTAAGTTTGACATTGGTTTTACACCACCACCATCTAAAAGTTCCTCGGACTTCTGTATGCGTATCATTATGTTGCTGTTGAACTGCTTTGGCCACGGTTAGAAAAAAAGGAGCCCAGTCAATCCCGAGGGAGAGAATGGCAGAGTAGGGGAGTATTAGCTTACCAGCACCATCCTAGAGAAGTACTGTCAGTAGATCACGGGAGTTGGGCACCAGCCAATGTCCAAATAAGTCCACAAGAGCATCTGATTCACAAATCTCACTCGTCTAGCTCCCTTTGACGCCCAAAGCAGGTTTTCCTCTCGTGATTCTTTGTCAAATCTGAAGTAGTTTTCTATGTAATGTCACCACACAGGGGTTTTTATCCCATCTTAGAATATCTGAAGGATGTAAGATTATGTATTGGTTAGTTATATTCTGTTGACTATAGTAAGGTTTATAAACTATAACAAAGTATCATTTTGGGAGTTTTTTGTGAAACAGGGAATTGTTCCCATAAAGGTAGGCTTGTGCAGAAGAATACATGAATCACCAGTGGGACAGTATAGTGTTCAGCATGTCATCCTTACTGTATTTCCTGTTATTATAAAAGTGTGCAGACAAAGGCAGGGGATGACCTGAGTGTTAATTGTACCTCATTATACGGTCCACTGCGAGTCAAGGACGTGTCATTTATTTTGAACAATGAtgctatacattatcccttatatATGAACATGCTGCAGTTAGTGTGGAATTGCGCTGTGGGTTGCTTTATCATTGCACATAGTGCAGATCCAATTTCCAGTGCGTGTGTGGTTTCAAAATTAACTTCGCAAGTTGGTCCTCAGATTACAAAAAGGAAATTGCTTACTTGACCGTTAAGTCTGTGAAAATCATAAGCAATTTTCTAACAGTCTCTTAACTTTGTGGTCAAGTGGTTTTACAATGTGTTTGATGTCACCAAAATGCCACCAAATGACcaaagtgacccccccccctcccccataccTGCTAGTGTTAAACTGATCAGACACTGGCGTCAGGACAAGCTCAGACACAAGGCCGTGGACGTCCGTTGTTACCACACTATATCCTTGCATTACCTCAATCCATTCTTGCCTTTGAAAGATGTCACAGGCCTGAGCCACCAGAAATAGCTGCAGTGTCAGTGTCCTCCCTGACACATGAGCCACTGGATTTGGTCTCCCCCTGACAGTTGTCCGCTCGGAAGTGTAGCCATAATATGTCAGTGTGTAGGAACAGAACTCTGTGCTAATCACTCATCCATTTGGCTACTTTCCACCGGGGTTATACAGTAACAATTGGAAATCAACTCGTACTGTTATTAGCTTTCCATGACATGTATTGTTGTGTAAATAGTGGAATGTTTATTGTCTACAACATTCATTTCCTACCAAGTTGCCTTTTAAATCAGGTTGAAATTGCCATTTCTCTGGGGGATGGGGACAAGTAATTCCATTTCGTCCACAGGATATATGAGCATGTGACATTGGATGAAAAAGCTGTGGTATCTTCCCCTGGGAAATGTTTTTTGGGAGTTCAGTGCTTATTGACTTAACTGATGCACACACCACTCAACCTGCTGTTATTCGTCACAGATTCACAGATTCAAGTTTGTATTGGATGTCATCTGCTACTGAGTTCAGTGGGCAAATGGATCTTCCTGAGCAGCTGCTCCTCCTTTACTGCTGTCTGTCTTGCTGCGGAGATGAATGCACCATAGACTGACCTACCGACACTGACCTACCCTCCTGGCTTTTGTGGATGGGAGCTCTACTGTATACGTTGAGCATGCTCCCCCCATAACCCGTGAGCGACTGGtcacgttttttttccccccctcccagCCTTGCTCTGAAGAGCGCAAGAGAACCAGTGCAGTGAAGCACGGCGAGAGGGCCTCTATCTAACACAGTGCCTCAAACACGGCTGCAGTAGCTTCCCCCTCAGCAGCTGTCCTTGAACTGTAATAGCAGGTGGCGGACGGCCAGAATGGCTCTGTAGCCAGACCTGTCTTGGTCCCTCACCTGTCTTTTGACTTTGTTTCACAGGCCTTGGAGAAAAATGACATTGTCTAAGCACAGATAAGAAGAAGTCATTCCCTCACGATAGATTTGTGTTGTCTTGGCAAAGGTTGCATACATTTGTTAAACTGTTGGGACTGCACATCTAGATTCAAATATTTAGTCCAAGTGTTGATGCCTTATTTACAGAAGCAGCAGAAATGAGATCACCCCACACTCCTGTAATATAGATGAGCGTGTACAGCTAGGAAGTTCAACGATGAGCTGTACTGGGTTAATGAAGTAACAGCAGATGGGTGTTTGACCTCAAACGAAGCCCTCAAAGTGTGATGGTGTGCTTACGTACAAAAGCAatgtattatttgtttattcaaAGATAAATTGTGTACATCACTGACATGATTTACATCCTCagtttccttctttctctctctgtctacattTTGCAGGTTTGAGTGGGACAAACTTCTGGAGAATGTGCACTGTTTGATCATTAGTGTGACAAAAACCGACAAGCAGGAAGCTTATATACTCAGGTGAGTGTCCTCGGCCGCCTACGGGTTCACCTTGTCTTTGCCCCTTTCCCTTTTTACTCACAGAGGATTAGACAGCGGGGATTAAGCAGGGCTGAACGTGTTTCCGAGCTAGAAACGCCACGATGGCTGTGTGCTCGAATCGCCACAGTGGCTGCGTGCcgtctccccctctgtccctgAAGCAAGTCAGTAGGGTGTTCCCCATCTATTGTCTGACCCCTGAGATCCCCCCATTTTAATACACACACGATATACTCTATTATGTTCCTGACTAGAAATTAGATTGTGAAGGAGGTAGAcgtgcacactcaaacacaaagacCCACTCTCATACATTAGAGACATACCAGTACTGTAAAATGTTCTGCACAGTCTGGTTATTCAGTGGCTTATCTTCTGCTAATGACCTCTAGCCTAGTTGGCTAGTTGCCTAGTTTCCTAACTTTAAATTCCTAAGGTTTTGGAATGTAAACCAAAGTCATAGGAGGCAAGGAAGCATTAGTGCACTCTTTGAAATTAGGCTAACGAAGATTCATTGTCCAGGCAATCTGATGGGTGagttgcctccccccccccacacacacacacacacccagacacacacacacacacacacccagacacactagCATCACTCTGAAGGAGAAAGTCTGAACGCCAGGCGACCTTGCTGAAAAGACTAGAGCTCAGCCAAGGATGCAAAGGAAGGATTTTCCTTAGCAATGCCCTCGCcagcaccccacccctcccctcctctcagccTCCTTGGAGAGCGTCTGATCCCtctgcctcgctctctctctctctccctgcctacTGTTGTCATGGGAACACGGCTCTTATTCCCTCTGCAGTGAGCCTGTCTTTGCTGACGCGTGTGTCTTTGCTCAAGAGAATGGCCCTCGCTGTTCTACTCCATTttaaataacaaacacaaattGGCCGTCTTTTGTGGCGGGTCACACCTTAGAGCCAGACTGAATCCTCACTTGCATCATTCAGATTAAAAGGATTAAAAGGGCTGTACATTCAGGATGTATGTCTACAGCTGGATTTTCCTTTTATGGGTACAATTTAACATAGATTTCCTGGGAATGGCTATAGTAATGACATTCTATTTCacaatagtaaaataaaagaaATTTGCCGTGTAATTATTCTAAAGGATTTATCGATTACCCATCATGATActagttgttgttgctgctgctgctgttgttgttgttgttgttgttgttgttgttgttgttgttattattataataatcagGATTTTGGACAAGAGTTCATGGTCAACGCCCTGTGATTGGGGTCAGCCCGGGACCAGTGACCAGTGTGTATTCTCATCTGCCTGCAGTGCGATGCGCTAATCAGTTTACTGTTGTCTGATTAGGAGTGGCCTGTGCTTGAGTAGCCGTGAGCCATCGAAGGGATCGCCGAGGGCTGAGCCAGTTATTATGGTCTGGTTGTCACGTCATTGCCGGCCCCCCACTTTAATTAACTTCGATGCGTATAGGtttcctcagcctgtctgtgtaCACACGGGGAGGGCGGGTCAATGTAGCTGCTACTGTTTTAGCTTGGCGTTTGCACTCTAACGGCAAGAGTTCAAGATGACAGACTGCAAATCAATGGATGTGTAGGGAAACCTTTACTGTCCCTGTGACAGGTAATAGAAACTGCTCAAAGTGTAGTAATATTCCTGGTCTCTAGCCCCTGTTACCTTACTTGCCTTATCTAACTTTTATTAACTCATTTTATGAACTAAGTAGATCTTTATAAGCAGTGTGATGGTAATAGTGTTGTACCTTATTAAAGGCATGACGAGGAAACATTTGAAACCGTTTTGCTGTCTTGTTTGTTCTTTTCCAGTGAGAGTAGCATGTTTGTCTCCAAGAGACGTTTCATTTTGAAGACATGTGGTACCACCCTCTTACTACAAGCGCTGGTGCCCCTGCTGGAGCTCGCCAGAGAGTACTGCGGCTTTGATGCCATTGAGGTGAAAACAACACATCCACTTAACACTTGGCTTAACATTACAATCAACACTACACTTTACATACATAGATCTAGATTACTCATTATGTCCTACAGGCACAGTCATTATATGTACATGTTATGAAACCTTTTTCACACATTTGGTGAATGTGTTCTTGACATTCTCTGTTGTAGCCAGAGGTAAGCTAACCCTAGACTCATtgcataaataaatgttttctttgTTCCTTTTAGAATTTCTTCTATTCTCGCAAGAACTTCATGAAGCCCAGCCATCAGGAGTTCCCTCACCGGAATTTCCAGGAGGAAGTGGATTTTCTGAGCCAGATTTTCCCGAGTAAGACTACCAAATCCACCCACAGGTGTTTGAGGCCCGAGAATTGTCTTCACTTgtggtgtgttttatgtgtaataacgttctctttctccctcttagACGGGGCAGCCTACTGTATGGGCCGATTGAATTCTGACTGCTGGTAAGCTCATTTCTTCCATTCATTAGTGGTAAACGAATGAAAGAACAAGTCTGGGTTCAGATTATGAAGCTTTCCCTCTGTGTGGTCCAGTGCtcatctcctgctcctgcctcaCCTTGCTTCTCCAGGTACCTTTTTACTCTGGACCTGCCAGAGTTTTGGGAGAACAAGCATGCGGATCAGACCCTGGAAGTTCTGATGAGCGATCTTGACCCAGCGGTGATGGACCAGTTCTACATGAAAGACGGTGTTTCTGCAAATGATGTCACTCGTGTAAGAACCGCCTTTTACAGTCAGCTTGTGGTCGCCTCGAAAAGATGTTATTCTACCCATTCAGATTGTGTTTTTTAGCAGTTATCTATGTCTAAGTTATTTGTGAAATGCAACGGTTAGTTGACATATTGCTTCAGGATGTTGCATGCAGTGGTGTTTCAAAATGCAGGATCCTTTTTCAACCACGGGTCATGACCGCCCTTTTTTTATTCCATAATGCCAGAATGGCTGTTTAatgagtttgttttttgtttctacAGATGAGTGGAATACGTGACCTGATCCCAGGTTCTGTGATTGATGCCACAATGTTCAACCCTTGTGGATATTCAATGAATGGAATGAAAACGGATGTAAGTACTTCTGGACAAGCGTGTTAACTGTTCTACGCACATAATGAAGATATGAAGAAGTTCTCCTGTCAAATGGAGAACTTTGTTTAGCTTGCTCGtctgattatgtgtgtttttttttttactgttttgctTGATGTCACAGGGAACTTACTGGACGATCCACATCACTCCAGAGCCAGAGTTCTCTTACGTTAGCTTCGAAACCAACCTCTCCCAATCATCCTATGAAGATCTCATCCGCAAGGTTGTGGATGTCTTCAAGCCAGGGAAATTTGTGACCACGCTTTTTGTCAACCAGGTATGCTCGAATATAGGCACACTTGAGTACGCCTTGTAAAAATGTATTGTCACTTAACTGACTAATGACCGATGAAACCAATTCAtattttgctttctttctttctttctttccttccctcttgtCTTTCTGAGGTGCAGAGCTCCAAATGTCGCAGTGTTTTCTCCTCCGCCCAGAAGCTTGAGGGCTACAAGCGCCTGGATCGCCAGTTGGCCCAATTCAACGATTACAATTTTGTTTTTAACAGTTACGCCATGAGCCGCCAGCAGAACCAGCAGAGCTGAAcgagagaaatgaagaaaaagCGTAAAAAGAAAGGCGGACTCCGGGAGCGATTGCTCGGCGtccgtcttcctcctccttctcctccttctcctatTTCCTCTGTTCTACTGTCATTCTGTGTTGAGGTTCTTGGCCATGATAAGGATTATAGCGCCGAGGCCAAGAGGTTTAGTTTCCCCCTGTCAAGTTTGAATCGTATGCCTACTACTTGTACCTATAACTTAGCTATCTTGCATGAAAGCTCTCCTGTTCGTGTAGATATCCTAGCTCACTCTTGCTGTGATCTTGAAGTGCATGTAGAGGAATTACAGCAGCTCTGTTTGGGgcggtgggggagggggcgagGGCTTCGTCCTCCCTTCCGCCGCCACGGCCCCTTCCTGCAGGTGTCCCCCCTCATCCCCCACAGACAAGGCTTCCGTGCTCACTAGGCCTGAACCCTGGCATGCTGAGATTGGGCCTCCAACTCTAATGCACATTGTGTGGTTCCACCAAGCCCCTCCTGTGCCTCACAGCTCTCTAGATCTTTCTAGAtcctactctctcactcttttaaGTCTCTTAAGCTGATAGTCGCGGTgcaagaaaataacacacaacagtTTGGGTAGCTtgagtttcttcttcttcttcttttttttttttttttttaatagatatctcgtccccttgtgtgtgtggtttggttgTTCTTGCACACAGGCTTATTTTAGCAAGTAGTAGCAGCAGAGAGCTCACTACTGAGTCACCTGGATGGTCGTTTCATTTTTCACTTGGATTAAGCCCATGGCCATTTCCAAGGCTGAGTTTTCCAAAGTTTTTCACCCCAACTCTGGTTATGCGATTTGCTGTTAATTCACTGGTGTTGGTGTCCACTTCAATAATCTGAAGTGAAGTGATCCAGGCAATTGTAAGGTTTCAGTTTGGGTGTGTCTTCTGATCCCAGTTGAATGTAGATGTTAACCAAGGACACTgcaatttaaaaaacaaaacaaaaaaaaaacatttttggagTTTGAATGTAGTTCCATTTGAAAGCTGGATCTGGGAGAAAATAAGGATAGTTGAAGGTTGTAGTTGGCCTTTCCTGTAGAATGTTTATATACTGAGGACACCTTAGGTGTGGGGTCTACACCTGGCCTCGCCAACAGCACTGGGGTCATTGTTTGATAGGAGgtggggtgtgagtgtggggtgcGTGGTCTCCTTGCTCCCATCACCACCAAATGATGCTTGACCAGTGCTGTGCAGCTCCCCTCTACATCATAGCTGTGAGTGGGTCGAATGATGCTTGACCAGCTCCCCTCTACATCATAACTGTGAGTGGGTCGAATGAATTGAGACTCTTTTGCTTCGAACAGTGCTAGCCCAGCAAAGCACTTTCTCTTTGGCTAAACAATGTATGTCCAGTCCAGTCCTgtcccctcaccctctctgttactataactttttcttttctctctctgtctctctttcccctcccgtACAGAAACTGGTGACCCACACAATGGGCTCCAACCAATCTGAGCATGCCAGGGTCATCCCGGATCATTCCACACCTAACTGTTGCATAAACTGCCGTTTTATTAATTTTATTGTGcacagacgttttttttttctctccctgccccACTGTCATGAACTGGTCCCCCAAATGTGACTCCACTGCACTTTTTTTGGAGTTCGCATCAATGCCCTTTTGTTTACGTCCACGGAAAGATCCTGTGTTCCAATGGTGCATGTGACTACTAGTGCTGTATTGCTTGACAGTTGTATGTGCTGCATTTCTCGTTCCTCATgtataagtaaaaaaaaaagtaaaaggaaaagaaagaaagaaaaggaaaaaaaatgaaatctaagtacttttttccccctcacttCCTCTTGTTTAGTTACATAAAAATGcataaaaggagaaaaaaactgtAGCTGATAGGATTGGGGCATCCTGATAATGTTTTTATTGGAACAGGTGGTGTCTCCTTCCTgatatttgtttcttttctttttttgatgaTTCCCACCTAAAGTGCTGAAAGCAGATCTGTGACTATTCAGTTGGTGTTGAAAAAACCCGTGTGGGCTTTTGTCATTCGATTGCAGTTTTGCTGAAAGGCATTTTAAAGAGGGGACTGTTCTTTTCCATTGGCCAGTCAGTAGTCTTCATGAAGCTTCTCCCGCCAGAGATTGCAGACTGAGTGGTGAAATTTGCTGACTtgagagcaggagaagagaCCGGTTTTTAGTTGAGGTTGGGTTGGAGACTAAAGCCCTGAACTGCTTTCAGCACTGTGGggatattttttctttttgtttcataCGGATAGGAACGAGTTTTAagtagagagacagaacacGGATAAGCTCCTATAAGACTCTGAAAGGATGCGAGTTGCACACTGTTGAAACCGACACAGACTTAGTTTCTGAAGAAGAATGTGATATTACAAGTGGACCACTTCAATGGAGCGACACCTCTCTAGGCAAGGACCTGTGCAATGTTGACAATTGGCACAGTCTCCTCCAGTAAGGCCTGTTGTGGATTGAGGAGTGGTTTTGTTCAATTTAAATTTTTGCCAGAGGACCAACCAGCCAGGTCTTTGCCTTCAGGTCGTGCTACGCTTCAGTTTCGCCATAGTTTAGAAGCAGCCATAGTTCTATAGGAGCGTATATTGTACTAGAGAGGACATTTAGCATAAGCACTGTCAAACACAAGAAAAACCTTTATTTTCTGGATGAAGTCATATTTTGGAGCGCAAGTTTGAGAAGTGGGTAATTCAAGTTGACACGGTTTGGAGCATAATggggttttttgttttgtttactttctAAATATACAAGATGACTAATGATATTTTTTGCAGTCAAGCTATTTTTTTACAATACATTTTTGTAAGGGATGCATTTCTGCTGCGGACCAATTACATAGATTTTTTtgtctgtatttttttattttggatgTCAAAAGTGTTCCAAACTTTTAATTTGTTCTGAAGTTAAGCGGCTAGATAAtcaaatcatgttttttttttctcttttttttttttttttcctatttctCTGCCTTCCCCTGGTATTGTTGCGATCCCTGGGAAAGGCAGATAACACTAGCCTCCTCTCCTGTGAGGAAGGGTGCCATGGCAGGATTTGGTATCAGGATGTGTCGAAGGGAAAACTTTGCTGTTCTAACTCTCTTGCTACTCTCGGCTTGGTCAAGATGTGCTAAATATATCTGTACTGAGCTTGATGctttaataaaaaacaaaataaaaatgcattGTTGTCATGACtgatcttttttccccccaaacaaaaatgtaatgaTTATCTTGAATGTGACCAACCATTTCAAGAGCCAATGTAGCCATTCATAAATCTATTTTCACTACCCAGTTGTAATAAACGTGTGAAAAGGAGATGTCTGACCCGTTCTGAATGACCCTTTGTCACCATAAGTGCATCAGATGAACGCTGCACTGAAACTCAAACATGTCTGACATAACCATTGATGGGCAAGAAAACTAAAGGAGTTTTGTCCCCAGTTTAATAGTACTGGAAAGTAACCCTGGTCATAATGACACTCTTGCACGATCACGTAATGTGTTAAAGCTACAGTAGTTAGTTCTGGTCTAAAACCAGCGAGTAACCTTGCAAGCATCACCAACAGCCCCGTTGGCACTGATGATGCTCGTCACCAACATGTGTTTTGGCGAGAAAACTGGCAATGTGCTGTGAAAATGTTCCATTTATTTTCACAGAGTGTGGCTCGTGGGAACGACGTgattatctgtccttcacatgaacatATAACTATAAacataccaaaactagttgcctgatAAAAGCATACCTCACAAATGGACACAttattgcatagtgttgctttaaagtgTAAGTTCACCCCTAAAAGACggtttttgagctgtaaactaaattatatgactgaactgtgatgagACATCAACGCTGGTATTAATATTCACAGCATTTGCATAAAACAATCTGCATTTTATGGGCTGAAGGTGGCTtaacacgccatctactgtttaaatcCTGAACCTTACAAGACCGATGCTGGCGTAGAGTAGACTGTCTGATACGTCTCTACATCATGATATTCATAAACTATTGCAGTGAGTGGAGCTTCAGACATTGCACTAACCTTCACAATGCTATGTGCCACTAAGGAATGGGGATCAAATGTAGTTGACAGGATGGTGATCACTGTACCAACACAAAAGGTGCTTCTTATCACGGATTCAGTTCTTAACTAGACAAAAAGTTTACTCCAGTAATTATTTACAATGAAAATATACTTGTAATTGTACGTTACTTAAGTGGGATGTAAACCTTTTTCCGTTTCTGTATTTAGCATAATTGGGCTTTAATGCCATGTTTGCATTAGTTCACACAGGCTCTATGTATACGCCAGTGCAGTGGGTCGGCACCTGTTGTCCAGTGTCACCATGTTCAGAGGTGGGTTGAGCAAAGGCAAGCtgaaacatggcccttcactgaCACCCACTGGCCAAAGAACAAACGCACAGCTACTTCAAAACATGTTAAATGAATTCATTTAGTAATGAATGCCATGAAATATCACCTTTGTAAGGAGTCACTTGGTTAAAAGCAGGATGGAAACTTATATGAACCGATTAGGTTAACCATCAGTGGTATGTCAACAGAAGTTGGCCTTATTGAATAACAGGTACTCAGAAGAATTTTAcaaatcactgtgtgttttaatgttagGTGGCTTCACATAAACAAGGGAAAGATAGTATCTCTGTACTTTTATTCATTAAATGCTTGGATACACAGCTCAGTTGGTATGCTATTCAAAAGTGTGAAAGTTTCCACAATACAGAGAACTGATCTCATGTAACTAACACTACTCTTCCCCAACCACACggaaacaccctcacacaacagACCATGATCCCTTCTACGCTGATGCCAGCTCCTTAGAATGACTGATACATGATTGATCTAATAAATGATTGATCTAAAAATGATATTTGCAGTTGAAACACACAGTtctgtgtatacagtgtgtgaaGTCCTCATGCCTTCTCAGACAGCACCTACCAAAGCTGGAATGATACTACTGAGGGTTGAGACTGAAGCTGATGGTCTGTCAGAGTCAGACACCCAAACCCACTGAGAGAAAGGCAAGCAGGCATATGGATTAGCGGAGGAATagaaaggcaaacaaacaggaCTCGGCCTCGGACAATTTtccaacagaggagagaggtagTGGCCGCCCCCCTCACCTGCGCTCCTTGTCCTTGGGCCTCCTGGGGCTGCGGCTGCGGTTGCGGCGGGCGTGGCTCTTGTCGCTGCTCTCGTGCCGGTGTTTATCCCGGTGCCTGTCGGAGTGTTTGTCACGGTGTTTGTCACGGTGGCCATCCCTGTCCCGGTCCCTGGAGCGTGAGCGTGACTGCTGACGACTCGGTTTCTTGTCCCGTCGGCTCTCGTCAGTCTcctgaaagagggaggaggaagaagaggaggaagaagactgCCTGAGTCAATCAGAAATGATCAttagcagaggaagaggaagaagaagaacccTGCCTGAGTCAATCAGAAATGATCATCAGCCAAAGAAAGTACTGCACTTTCAACACCAGTGCCAATTAAACATGGACACCACCAAGGATCTGACGTTGGGCAGTGGTTCAACATGTTTTGCCAATAAGAGAGAGATCCAGGAGCAGCACACAAAGAGGGGAATGTGTCCATCAGAAACGGCAGGAAGTAGTGGACCTGGGCAAACATTCCATTTCAAAAGGGAGCTCCTATTTGCAGTGTCATAAATACAGACCTAGCAGGGTgcaagccaacacacacagcaaacatgaAGGGACAGAATTTCCTTTCTGACCTT of the Clupea harengus unplaced genomic scaffold, Ch_v2.0.2, whole genome shotgun sequence genome contains:
- the amd1 gene encoding S-adenosylmethionine decarboxylase proenzyme — encoded protein: MFVSKRRFILKTCGTTLLLQALVPLLELAREYCGFDAIENFFYSRKNFMKPSHQEFPHRNFQEEVDFLSQIFPNGAAYCMGRLNSDCWYLFTLDLPEFWENKHADQTLEVLMSDLDPAVMDQFYMKDGVSANDVTRMSGIRDLIPGSVIDATMFNPCGYSMNGMKTDGTYWTIHITPEPEFSYVSFETNLSQSSYEDLIRKVVDVFKPGKFVTTLFVNQSSKCRSVFSSAQKLEGYKRLDRQLAQFNDYNFVFNSYAMSRQQNQQS